Proteins from one Streptomyces genisteinicus genomic window:
- a CDS encoding M15 family metallopeptidase: protein MTRLGTALRRVAAVAACLIAAASVPSPAQAKPEPKAPREFADLRAVAPTILHEIRYTGPHNFVGVPVDGYRRPLCILTRPAAQALARAQRTLLRQGYSLKVYDCYRPQRAVDHFVEWAKDLSDERMKAEFYPRVEKSRLFADGYIAEKSGHSRGSTVDLTLVRLPAAPARPYVPGEPLAACHAPQEERFPDNSVDMGTGYDCFDTLSHTDDPRVTGVQRANRQLLRGVLAAEGFVNLPEEWWHFTYRPEVFPDTYFDFPVTERSLRGHGG, encoded by the coding sequence CGTCGCCCGCGCAGGCGAAGCCGGAACCGAAGGCTCCGCGGGAGTTCGCCGACCTGCGTGCCGTGGCGCCGACGATCCTGCACGAGATCCGGTACACGGGGCCGCACAACTTCGTCGGTGTGCCCGTCGACGGCTACCGGCGCCCGCTGTGCATCCTGACCCGTCCCGCGGCCCAGGCCCTGGCGCGGGCCCAGCGGACGCTGCTGCGGCAGGGGTACTCGCTGAAGGTGTACGACTGCTACCGGCCGCAGCGGGCTGTCGACCACTTCGTGGAGTGGGCGAAGGACCTCTCCGACGAGCGGATGAAGGCGGAGTTCTATCCGCGGGTCGAGAAGTCGCGGCTGTTCGCCGACGGTTACATCGCGGAGAAGTCCGGACACAGCCGGGGCAGCACCGTCGACCTCACCCTCGTACGGCTGCCGGCGGCCCCGGCGCGACCGTATGTGCCGGGCGAGCCACTGGCCGCCTGCCATGCGCCGCAGGAGGAGCGGTTCCCGGACAACTCCGTGGACATGGGCACCGGGTACGACTGCTTCGACACCCTCTCGCACACGGACGACCCGCGCGTCACCGGCGTCCAGCGGGCCAACCGGCAGCTGCTGCGGGGGGTGCTGGCCGCGGAGGGCTTCGTGAACCTCCCGGAGGAGTGGTGGCACTTCACGTACCGGCCCGAGGTCTTCCCCGACACGTACTTCGACTTCCCGGTGACGGAGCGGTCGCTGCGGGGGCATGGGGGCTGA
- a CDS encoding DUF962 domain-containing protein, which yields MTQRTFDSYEEFWPYYVAMHSRAATRWVHLTGTLTGLAITAYGLARGRLRYAAALPLIGYGTAWPAHFLIEKNNPATFGHPAWSLRGDAQMIRMMLAGRDAELAEIAGKWLAENG from the coding sequence ATGACGCAGCGCACGTTCGATTCCTACGAAGAATTCTGGCCCTACTACGTCGCGATGCACTCGCGGGCCGCCACCCGCTGGGTGCATCTGACGGGCACCCTGACGGGGCTCGCGATCACCGCCTACGGGTTGGCGCGCGGGCGGCTGCGGTACGCGGCCGCCCTGCCGCTGATCGGCTACGGCACGGCGTGGCCCGCGCACTTCCTGATAGAGAAGAACAATCCGGCGACCTTCGGGCATCCGGCGTGGTCGCTGCGCGGCGACGCGCAGATGATCCGGATGATGCTGGCGGGCCGGGACGCGGAGCTCGCCGAGATCGCCGGGAAGTGGCTCGCCGAGAACGGCTGA